One segment of Mycolicibacterium baixiangningiae DNA contains the following:
- a CDS encoding FAD-binding oxidoreductase gives MGLDDRDALAVLRDAVDPRRGSDALIADFYTRWFAVDLSVRDLFPPDMARQRTVFAEALTWLLGELIAQRAEEPVAFLAQLGRDHRKYGVVQHHYDTMGKALYGALRSRLAEHWSDPVAEAARDAVALATGVMRGAADAEEGPPFCDGTVIEHIRATRDVSVVRLQLDRPLTYHPGQYVTVQVPQWPRRWRYLSPAIPAEPGGGIEFHIRSVPGGMVSTAIVNETRVGDRWRMSNPHGALAVDRDGGDVLMVAGSSGLAPLRTLIMDMTRFGVNPRVHLFFGGRFPCDLYDLNTLWQIASTNPWLSVTPVSEYRSDPPWATEYPDPSPPRGLHVRQTGRLPEVVTRYGSWGDRQILICGSAAMTEATKDALIAKGAPPERIQHDPLTT, from the coding sequence GTGGGACTCGACGACCGTGACGCGCTGGCAGTACTGCGCGACGCCGTCGACCCGCGGCGCGGCTCGGACGCCCTGATCGCCGACTTCTACACCCGCTGGTTCGCCGTCGACCTCTCCGTGCGTGACCTGTTCCCCCCGGATATGGCGCGGCAGCGCACGGTGTTCGCCGAAGCGCTGACCTGGTTGTTAGGCGAACTCATCGCCCAGCGCGCCGAGGAGCCCGTCGCGTTCCTCGCCCAGCTCGGCCGCGACCACCGCAAGTACGGTGTGGTGCAACACCATTACGACACCATGGGTAAGGCGCTGTACGGCGCGCTGCGCAGCCGTCTGGCGGAGCACTGGTCAGACCCGGTCGCCGAGGCGGCGCGCGACGCCGTCGCGTTGGCCACCGGAGTGATGCGCGGCGCCGCCGACGCCGAGGAGGGGCCGCCGTTCTGCGACGGCACCGTCATCGAGCACATCCGCGCCACCCGCGACGTCTCGGTGGTACGGCTGCAGCTGGACCGGCCGCTGACCTACCACCCAGGCCAGTACGTGACCGTGCAGGTGCCGCAGTGGCCGCGGCGGTGGCGCTACCTCAGCCCGGCCATCCCCGCCGAACCCGGCGGCGGCATCGAGTTCCATATCCGGTCGGTGCCCGGCGGCATGGTGAGCACCGCGATCGTCAACGAGACCCGCGTCGGTGACCGGTGGCGGATGTCGAATCCGCACGGCGCGCTGGCCGTGGACCGCGACGGCGGCGACGTGCTGATGGTGGCGGGCAGCTCCGGCCTGGCGCCGTTGCGGACACTGATCATGGACATGACCCGGTTCGGGGTCAACCCGCGTGTGCACCTGTTCTTCGGCGGACGGTTCCCGTGCGATCTCTACGACCTCAACACCCTGTGGCAGATCGCCTCGACCAACCCCTGGCTGTCGGTGACGCCGGTGTCGGAGTACCGCAGCGATCCGCCGTGGGCGACCGAGTATCCCGACCCCTCACCCCCGCGTGGTCTGCACGTCCGCCAGACCGGGCGGCTGCCCGAAGTGGTCACCCGGTACGGCAGCTGGGGTGACCGGCAGATCCTGATCTGCGGCAGCGCGGCGATGACCGAGGCCACCAAGGACGCGCTCATCGCCAAAGGCGCGCCGCCCGAACGCATCCAGCACGACCCGCTCACCACCTGA
- a CDS encoding ABC transporter permease: protein MTTTSSPHTSTRHEPPPAIRAAGIVVGLCVVIAIVALAFALPAAKSGPHDVPIGVAGPQAANGQIAAMLDERAPGAFAVTYFPGEDQLRDAIRNREVYGGLTVGPDGRKLLIATGGGPAVAQVLTQLGTGMAAQTGTAPVIEDVAPLPAADPRGTGLAASALPITLAGILPAIALVFALRREIWTRLATAVVFSAVAAWTIAALLYYVLGSFDQNFWGVTAGLTLGLLACGLPVLGLGSLFGRVGLACGAVLALLVGNPLSGLSSAPEMLPRGWGEVGQWLPQGATATLLRSTAYFGGAGAMSAVVVAICWALAGAALVAVAALRQRGRTAD, encoded by the coding sequence ATGACAACGACGTCATCCCCTCACACCTCCACGCGTCACGAACCGCCCCCGGCCATCCGCGCCGCCGGCATCGTCGTCGGACTCTGCGTGGTGATCGCGATCGTCGCGCTGGCTTTCGCGCTGCCCGCCGCGAAATCCGGCCCCCACGATGTGCCGATCGGCGTCGCCGGACCGCAGGCGGCCAACGGTCAGATCGCCGCGATGCTGGACGAGCGTGCCCCCGGGGCGTTCGCCGTCACCTACTTCCCGGGCGAAGACCAACTGCGCGACGCCATCCGCAACCGCGAGGTCTACGGCGGCCTGACCGTCGGTCCGGACGGCCGCAAGCTGCTCATCGCCACCGGTGGCGGACCCGCCGTCGCGCAGGTGCTGACCCAGCTCGGCACGGGTATGGCAGCGCAGACCGGCACCGCCCCGGTCATCGAGGACGTCGCCCCGCTACCCGCCGCCGATCCCCGGGGCACCGGCCTGGCCGCCTCCGCCCTGCCGATCACTCTGGCCGGAATCCTGCCGGCCATCGCGCTGGTGTTCGCCCTGCGACGCGAGATCTGGACCCGGCTGGCGACCGCGGTCGTCTTCAGCGCCGTCGCGGCCTGGACCATCGCCGCCCTGCTTTACTACGTCCTCGGCTCGTTCGACCAGAACTTCTGGGGCGTCACCGCCGGCCTGACCCTCGGGCTGCTCGCGTGCGGACTGCCCGTCCTCGGGCTGGGCTCACTGTTCGGCCGGGTCGGCCTCGCATGCGGTGCGGTACTCGCCCTGCTGGTCGGCAATCCGCTGTCGGGGCTGAGCAGTGCACCCGAGATGCTGCCGCGCGGGTGGGGTGAGGTCGGCCAGTGGTTGCCCCAGGGGGCGACCGCCACGCTGCTGCGCTCGACCGCGTACTTCGGCGGCGCGGGAGCCATGTCGGCGGTCGTCGTGGCGATCTGTTGGGCGCTGGCCGGCGCCGCGCTGGTGGCCGTCGCCGCGCTGCGGCAGCGAGGCCGCACAGCCGACTGA
- a CDS encoding TetR/AcrR family transcriptional regulator, with translation MASPAKTTRRRGRRQGEPVSREVVLAAAKKRFARDGYERTTLRAVAEDAHVDPSMVLYLFGSKLDLFRESLRLIVDPELLVAALSEAGGDVGARMVRVYLQIWESPETGPSMVVMLQSATSNSEAHEAFRSFMQTYVLTAVSGVLGGDEHARLRAMLAATSLVGTAMLRYVMKIPPLATLSGDELVALLAPTVTRYLTADADELGLPAL, from the coding sequence ATGGCCTCACCTGCGAAGACGACCCGCCGCCGCGGACGCCGACAAGGGGAACCGGTGTCGCGCGAGGTGGTGCTCGCCGCCGCCAAGAAGCGGTTTGCCCGTGACGGCTACGAGCGCACCACGCTGCGGGCCGTCGCCGAGGACGCGCATGTCGACCCGTCGATGGTGCTGTACCTGTTCGGGTCGAAGCTCGATCTCTTCCGGGAATCGCTGCGCCTGATCGTCGATCCGGAACTTCTGGTCGCGGCGCTGTCAGAGGCCGGCGGGGACGTGGGCGCCCGCATGGTCCGGGTGTACCTGCAGATCTGGGAGTCGCCGGAGACCGGGCCGAGCATGGTGGTGATGCTGCAGTCGGCGACCTCCAACAGCGAGGCCCACGAGGCGTTCCGCAGCTTCATGCAGACCTACGTGCTCACCGCGGTGTCGGGCGTGCTCGGCGGCGACGAACACGCGCGCCTGCGGGCCATGCTGGCCGCCACCTCGTTGGTGGGCACCGCGATGCTGCGCTACGTCATGAAAATCCCACCGCTGGCGACACTTTCAGGCGACGAACTCGTCGCTCTGCTTGCCCCGACGGTCACGCGCTACCTCACCGCCGACGCCGACGAGCTGGGGCTGCCCGCGCTATAA
- a CDS encoding YbaB/EbfC family DNA-binding protein: MAPTSREPDSDWDDSVGQTTGFQPYIGAVDDDYDEASALDQLYVHTPAGIEDDDNHQLAGALLPEEPQTEETGIPLVPVTNPPGTVTVTAYLSGAVQRVDLALAVRAMTESELAEEIRVVAEVAAMKATSAMHLFVLSFLTAQGFDRVMAEDVVTHNLPFATPQQARQAEADLAARHAHRE; the protein is encoded by the coding sequence ATGGCGCCCACATCACGCGAACCTGACAGCGACTGGGACGATTCCGTCGGCCAAACGACGGGATTCCAGCCGTACATCGGTGCCGTCGACGATGATTACGACGAAGCGTCGGCGCTGGACCAGCTCTACGTGCACACCCCAGCCGGGATCGAAGACGACGACAATCATCAGCTCGCAGGGGCACTACTGCCGGAGGAACCTCAGACCGAAGAGACCGGCATTCCACTCGTTCCGGTGACGAATCCACCGGGGACCGTCACCGTGACGGCGTATCTGAGCGGTGCGGTCCAGCGTGTCGACCTGGCACTCGCGGTCCGGGCGATGACGGAATCGGAGCTGGCGGAGGAGATCCGGGTGGTCGCAGAAGTGGCCGCCATGAAGGCGACATCGGCGATGCACCTCTTCGTGCTCAGCTTTTTGACCGCGCAGGGCTTCGATCGTGTGATGGCTGAGGATGTCGTGACCCACAATCTTCCGTTCGCCACACCGCAGCAGGCCCGCCAGGCGGAAGCCGACCTCGCCGCTCGGCACGCCCACCGGGAGTGA
- a CDS encoding ESX-1 secretion-associated protein, with protein MTDNLRVTASHVRQLAARQAEAAAGIETASTVTDGLGVAMWMTHGIICAPSNAAMGATESARDAACAAMKSVSNDLSTKLGTAAERYEGTDRAGRARLDEQMPPR; from the coding sequence TTGACGGACAATCTGCGCGTCACCGCGTCCCATGTACGCCAGCTAGCCGCCCGTCAGGCCGAAGCGGCGGCGGGTATCGAGACAGCGTCGACAGTGACGGACGGTCTCGGCGTGGCGATGTGGATGACTCACGGAATCATCTGTGCGCCGTCGAATGCCGCGATGGGGGCTACAGAGAGCGCGCGCGACGCAGCCTGCGCCGCAATGAAATCGGTTTCGAACGATCTCTCCACGAAGCTGGGCACCGCAGCCGAACGTTACGAGGGGACAGACCGCGCCGGTCGCGCGCGGCTTGACGAGCAGATGCCGCCACGCTGA
- a CDS encoding EspA/EspE family type VII secretion system effector encodes MGINPVEIFFAGKGLIEHLVGAAEGDEQAIAGLGADALGIVQMFPKAPQTPIISAGLMTINVMQMACGIGTPDNGDRYWEGSRKSHAVMKTLDQASPTDEWEGLGSDAYETANSSQRDRARQMKEADWAVRNIVAKQSVRVISLKNFLDLEATVLSGFIIPALVALRLPPPFGPILFVSIQTGGVLGTVPPCEIEMLMMARDAVNHARSLEEVARTYDAIATGATAAESPTGLNPQGTCTPAGSPGGEPPVPGHPAPPAYPTPRGEHTSPAGNGSPPVRGSAPSTSGSPSGGGSEGAPGRQIPQQPTFVNPPESHWEDAGPSGSPAFGGLSGSVPLGSSGGMSSAGPSNQGNPGGSAIGGLLGSLIGHAAQLAGQIASAQDSKNDRDSARDKGLDGDSTPEDDPAILPESTPDHASAAGQNERAPLESITRTTDVVPNAQPKPITQEEN; translated from the coding sequence ATGGGGATCAACCCGGTCGAGATTTTCTTTGCGGGCAAAGGTCTCATCGAGCACCTCGTCGGTGCCGCGGAGGGTGACGAACAGGCGATCGCCGGCCTCGGCGCAGACGCTCTGGGAATCGTTCAGATGTTCCCCAAGGCTCCCCAGACACCGATCATCAGTGCCGGTCTGATGACCATCAACGTCATGCAAATGGCATGCGGGATCGGAACGCCGGACAATGGCGACCGGTACTGGGAGGGCAGTCGGAAGTCGCACGCGGTGATGAAGACGCTGGACCAAGCCTCTCCCACCGACGAGTGGGAGGGTTTGGGGTCGGACGCGTACGAGACTGCCAACAGCAGTCAGCGTGACCGCGCACGGCAGATGAAGGAAGCCGACTGGGCGGTGCGCAACATCGTCGCCAAGCAGAGTGTGCGAGTCATCTCGCTCAAGAACTTCCTCGATCTCGAGGCGACGGTTCTCAGTGGGTTCATCATTCCCGCGCTCGTCGCGCTTCGGCTGCCACCGCCGTTCGGTCCGATTCTTTTCGTCTCGATTCAGACAGGCGGAGTCCTCGGGACAGTGCCGCCCTGCGAGATCGAGATGCTCATGATGGCCCGTGACGCCGTGAACCACGCTCGGAGCTTGGAAGAAGTAGCACGCACCTATGACGCGATCGCCACGGGTGCAACAGCGGCGGAGTCTCCGACGGGCCTCAACCCGCAGGGCACTTGCACGCCAGCCGGCTCCCCCGGCGGGGAACCTCCCGTTCCGGGTCATCCGGCACCGCCGGCATACCCCACCCCGCGCGGAGAACACACGTCACCGGCGGGCAACGGCTCACCACCGGTACGAGGGAGCGCACCCTCGACATCAGGCTCACCGTCCGGTGGAGGCAGCGAAGGAGCCCCCGGTCGACAGATACCTCAGCAACCGACGTTCGTGAACCCGCCAGAGTCCCACTGGGAAGACGCTGGCCCGAGTGGATCTCCAGCCTTCGGCGGACTGTCAGGTTCCGTCCCGCTGGGATCATCGGGCGGGATGTCCAGCGCCGGACCGTCCAATCAGGGCAACCCGGGCGGTTCGGCCATCGGCGGTCTCCTGGGATCGCTGATAGGACACGCCGCGCAACTGGCAGGCCAGATCGCGAGCGCGCAGGATTCGAAGAACGACCGAGATTCGGCTCGCGACAAAGGCCTGGATGGCGACTCGACACCCGAGGACGACCCTGCGATCTTGCCTGAGTCCACCCCTGACCATGCGTCAGCTGCCGGCCAGAACGAGCGTGCGCCCCTCGAATCCATTACACGGACCACTGACGTGGTTCCTAACGCGCAACCGAAACCGATTACACAGGAAGAGAATTGA
- a CDS encoding GAP family protein produces the protein MSGSWGSVLTELVPLALVIALSPLSIIPAVLMLQTPRPLPTGLAFVAGWLIGLGVLTAIFVAVSGALGGFDKPPSWASWLRIVVGAALIVFGLVRFARRHSSAHQPKWLRNMTTLSPAKAAATAAALTVANPKVLFLCVAAGLAIGSAGLGSSVWAAVVYFAAIAGASVAVPILAYAVSGGRLDDALARLKDWMERNHATLMAVILVVIGLLVLYKGLHAL, from the coding sequence ATGTCGGGCAGTTGGGGTTCGGTGCTGACCGAGCTGGTCCCACTGGCACTGGTGATCGCGTTGTCACCGCTGTCCATCATTCCCGCGGTGCTCATGCTCCAGACGCCGCGCCCGCTCCCGACCGGGTTGGCCTTCGTGGCGGGCTGGCTCATCGGGCTGGGCGTGCTGACGGCGATCTTCGTGGCGGTGTCCGGGGCACTCGGAGGTTTCGACAAGCCGCCGAGCTGGGCGTCCTGGCTGCGTATCGTGGTCGGTGCGGCGCTCATCGTCTTCGGCCTCGTCCGGTTCGCGCGCCGGCATTCCTCGGCGCACCAACCGAAGTGGTTGCGCAACATGACCACACTGAGTCCCGCGAAGGCGGCTGCCACCGCGGCCGCGCTCACCGTCGCGAATCCGAAGGTCTTGTTCCTATGCGTCGCAGCGGGTTTGGCGATCGGATCGGCCGGCCTGGGTAGCTCGGTGTGGGCGGCGGTGGTGTACTTCGCCGCGATCGCAGGTGCGAGCGTCGCCGTGCCGATCCTGGCGTACGCGGTGTCGGGCGGCCGGTTGGACGACGCGCTCGCGCGGCTGAAGGACTGGATGGAACGCAATCACGCGACGCTGATGGCGGTGATCCTTGTCGTCATCGGACTTCTGGTGCTCTACAAGGGTCTTCACGCGCTCTGA
- a CDS encoding antibiotic biosynthesis monooxygenase gives MATAVTVFHPAATRARFAEYVDAFADSARGHAGFLAASASLADFDLAVAVTFTDGESLERWLDSPRHAEVLRRGEALGFWRATTPVVLSDEAPPPRGVAAFRHDVAEGREAEFVSAQRRLGTAVAQAPGYEGTALFPADDAGDWLSVVRFRTDRRLADWLSSVRRTEALPELRSSLADDFSSLAQTTPFGTTVRVDDGRLRMTPNWKSAMMVMLVLYPTVMLLSRFFGPVLDGWGAAPWLALWISQVVSVVLMQWWLMPGATRLFRRWLDPVDGAERATSLRGAAVVVTVYVVTLAIFASITWLQYWDYR, from the coding sequence ATGGCCACCGCCGTCACCGTCTTCCATCCGGCCGCCACCCGCGCCCGGTTCGCCGAATACGTCGACGCATTCGCCGATTCAGCGCGGGGGCATGCGGGTTTTCTGGCCGCCTCCGCCTCGCTCGCCGATTTCGACCTTGCCGTGGCGGTGACATTCACCGACGGCGAATCGCTGGAGCGCTGGCTCGACAGTCCCCGGCATGCGGAGGTGCTGCGACGCGGGGAGGCACTCGGGTTCTGGCGGGCCACAACACCCGTCGTGCTCAGTGACGAGGCGCCGCCTCCGCGCGGCGTCGCCGCGTTCCGGCACGACGTCGCCGAGGGCAGGGAAGCGGAGTTCGTCTCGGCGCAGCGACGTCTCGGCACCGCCGTCGCCCAGGCTCCGGGCTACGAGGGCACCGCGCTGTTTCCGGCCGACGACGCGGGCGACTGGCTGTCGGTGGTGCGGTTCCGGACCGACCGCCGATTGGCCGACTGGCTTTCGTCGGTGCGCCGCACCGAGGCGCTGCCTGAGCTGAGAAGCAGTCTCGCCGATGACTTTTCGTCGCTCGCGCAGACAACGCCGTTCGGCACCACGGTGCGGGTGGACGACGGCCGGCTGCGCATGACGCCGAACTGGAAGTCGGCGATGATGGTCATGCTCGTGCTCTACCCGACGGTGATGCTGCTGTCGCGCTTCTTCGGACCGGTGCTCGACGGGTGGGGCGCCGCGCCATGGCTGGCACTGTGGATCAGCCAGGTGGTCAGCGTCGTGCTGATGCAATGGTGGCTGATGCCGGGCGCGACGAGGCTGTTCCGCCGGTGGCTCGATCCGGTCGACGGGGCAGAGCGGGCGACGTCGCTGCGCGGTGCGGCGGTGGTGGTCACGGTGTACGTCGTGACGCTGGCCATCTTCGCGTCGATCACCTGGCTGCAGTACTGGGATTATCGCTGA
- the clpB gene encoding ATP-dependent chaperone ClpB produces MDSFNPTTKTQAALTSALQAASAAGNPQIVPAHLLMALLTQNEGIAAPLLEAVGVEPATIRTETQRLLDRLPRASGANAQPQLSRESLAAITAAQHLATEMDDEYVSTEHLMVGLATGDSDVAKILTGHGASPQALREAFVKVRGSARVTSADPEGTYQALEKYSTDLTARAREGELDPVIGRDTEIRRVVQVLSRRTKNNPVLIGEPGVGKTAIVEGLAQRIVAGDVPESLRDKTVVSLDLGSMVAGSKYRGEFEERLKAVLDDIKNSAGQIITFIDELHTIVGAGATGDSSMDAGNMIKPMLARGELRLVGATTLDEYRKYIEKDAALERRFQQVYVGEPSVEDTVGILRGLKERYEVHHGVRITDSALVSAATLSDRYITARFLPDKAIDLVDEAASRLRMEIDSRPVEVDEVERLVRRLEIEEMALAKEEDDASKERLVKLRGELADYKEKLAELTTRWQNEKNAIDVVRELKEQLDTLRQESERAERDGDLAKAAELRYGRIPEVEKKLDAAVPQAEAREGVMLKEEVGPDDIAEVVSAWTGIPAGRMLEGETAKLLRMEDELGRRVVGQRKAVVAVSDAVRRSRAGVADPNRPTGSFMFLGPTGVGKTELAKALAEFLFDDERAMVRIDMSEYGEKHSVARLVGAPPGYIGYDQGGQLTEAVRRRPYTVVLFDEIEKAHPDVFDVLLQVLDEGRLTDGQGRTVDFRNTILILTSNLGAGGTEEMVMAAVRSAFKPEFINRLDDVIVFDGLNPEELVTIVDIQLQQLAKRLAQRRLHLEVSLPAKKWLAQRGFDPLYGARPLRRLVQQAIGDQLAKMLLAGDVHDGDIVPVNLSPDGESLVLG; encoded by the coding sequence GTGGACTCTTTCAACCCGACGACCAAGACTCAAGCGGCGCTGACCTCGGCGTTGCAGGCGGCCAGCGCTGCCGGCAACCCGCAGATCGTGCCCGCCCACCTGTTGATGGCACTGCTCACGCAGAACGAAGGCATTGCCGCACCACTTCTGGAGGCTGTCGGCGTCGAACCCGCGACCATTCGCACTGAGACGCAGCGCCTCCTCGACAGGCTGCCCCGTGCCAGCGGCGCCAACGCGCAGCCACAGCTGAGCCGCGAATCGCTGGCCGCGATCACCGCAGCCCAGCATCTCGCGACCGAGATGGACGACGAATACGTCTCCACCGAACACCTGATGGTCGGCCTGGCCACCGGGGATTCCGACGTCGCCAAAATCCTGACCGGCCACGGCGCCTCGCCGCAGGCCCTGCGTGAGGCGTTCGTCAAGGTCCGCGGCAGCGCCCGCGTCACCAGCGCCGACCCCGAGGGCACCTACCAGGCGCTGGAGAAGTACTCCACCGACCTGACCGCCCGCGCCCGCGAAGGCGAACTCGACCCGGTGATCGGCCGGGACACCGAGATCCGTCGCGTCGTCCAGGTTTTGAGCCGTCGCACCAAGAACAACCCGGTGCTGATCGGTGAGCCCGGCGTCGGTAAGACCGCGATCGTCGAGGGCCTGGCCCAGCGCATCGTGGCAGGCGACGTCCCCGAGAGCCTGCGCGACAAGACCGTCGTCTCGCTCGACCTGGGCTCGATGGTGGCCGGCTCGAAGTACCGCGGTGAATTCGAGGAACGCCTCAAGGCCGTCCTCGACGACATCAAGAACTCGGCCGGGCAGATCATCACGTTCATCGACGAGCTGCACACCATCGTCGGCGCCGGTGCGACCGGTGATTCGTCGATGGACGCCGGCAACATGATCAAGCCGATGTTGGCCCGCGGTGAGCTGCGACTGGTCGGCGCCACCACGCTCGACGAGTACCGCAAGTACATCGAGAAGGACGCCGCGCTGGAGCGCCGCTTCCAGCAGGTCTACGTCGGCGAACCGTCGGTGGAGGACACCGTCGGCATCCTGCGCGGGCTCAAGGAGCGCTACGAGGTGCACCACGGCGTGCGCATCACCGACTCCGCATTGGTGTCCGCGGCCACGTTGAGCGACCGCTACATCACCGCCCGTTTCCTGCCGGACAAGGCCATCGACCTAGTCGACGAGGCCGCGTCAAGGCTGCGGATGGAGATCGACTCCCGCCCCGTCGAGGTCGACGAGGTCGAGCGCCTGGTGCGCCGCCTCGAGATCGAGGAGATGGCGCTGGCCAAAGAAGAGGACGACGCCTCCAAGGAGCGCCTCGTCAAGTTGCGCGGTGAGCTCGCCGACTACAAGGAGAAGCTCGCCGAGCTGACGACGCGGTGGCAGAACGAGAAGAACGCCATCGACGTCGTGCGCGAACTCAAGGAACAGCTCGACACGCTGCGCCAGGAATCCGAACGCGCCGAACGCGACGGCGACCTGGCCAAGGCCGCCGAGCTGCGCTACGGCCGCATCCCCGAGGTCGAGAAGAAACTCGACGCGGCGGTGCCGCAGGCCGAGGCGCGTGAGGGCGTCATGCTCAAGGAGGAGGTCGGGCCCGACGACATCGCCGAGGTGGTGTCAGCGTGGACCGGTATCCCCGCGGGCCGCATGCTCGAAGGCGAGACCGCCAAGCTGCTGCGCATGGAGGACGAGCTGGGTAGGCGCGTCGTCGGACAGCGCAAGGCCGTCGTCGCCGTCTCCGATGCGGTGCGCCGCAGCCGGGCCGGGGTCGCCGACCCCAACCGCCCGACCGGGTCGTTCATGTTCCTCGGCCCCACCGGTGTCGGTAAGACCGAGCTGGCCAAGGCGCTGGCGGAGTTCCTGTTCGACGACGAACGCGCGATGGTCCGCATCGACATGAGCGAGTACGGCGAGAAGCACTCGGTGGCCCGCCTGGTCGGTGCGCCCCCGGGCTACATCGGCTACGACCAGGGCGGTCAGCTCACCGAGGCAGTTCGCCGACGGCCGTACACGGTGGTGCTGTTCGACGAGATCGAGAAGGCCCACCCGGACGTGTTCGACGTGCTGCTGCAGGTGCTCGACGAGGGCCGGCTGACCGACGGTCAGGGCCGCACGGTCGACTTCCGCAACACCATCCTGATCCTGACGTCCAACCTGGGCGCCGGCGGAACAGAGGAGATGGTGATGGCGGCGGTCCGGTCGGCCTTCAAGCCGGAGTTCATCAACCGGCTCGACGACGTGATCGTCTTCGACGGGCTCAACCCCGAAGAGCTGGTGACCATCGTCGACATCCAGTTGCAGCAGCTGGCCAAGCGGCTGGCGCAGCGCCGCCTGCACCTCGAGGTGTCGCTGCCGGCGAAGAAGTGGCTGGCCCAGCGCGGGTTCGACCCGCTCTACGGCGCCCGGCCGCTTCGCCGCCTGGTGCAGCAGGCCATCGGCGACCAGCTGGCGAAGATGCTGCTGGCCGGCGACGTGCACGACGGTGACATCGTGCCGGTCAACCTCAGTCCGGACGGCGAATCGCTGGTCCTGGGATGA
- the ttfA gene encoding trehalose monomycolate transport factor TtfA → MVPLWFTLSALCFVGAAVLLYVDIDRRRGLGRRRKSWAKSHGFDYEHESADILKRWKRGVMSTVGDVNAKNVVLGQIRGEAVFIFDLEDVATVIALHRKVGTNVVVDMRLKGIKEPRENDIWLLGAIGPRMVYSTNLDAARRACDRRMVTFAHTAPDCAEVMWNEQHWTLISMPVTSTRAQWDEGLRTVRQFNDLLRVLPPIPQTDSVQAVARRSGSPSRPINPAPLRQPDPPQGRGDAGRPGPAGPARPYAQRPEAGRPDGPPAARPDSARRTPPARNGHQSPNLQR, encoded by the coding sequence ATGGTCCCGCTCTGGTTCACGCTGTCTGCGCTCTGCTTCGTGGGTGCAGCCGTGCTTCTCTACGTCGACATCGACCGTCGACGCGGGCTCGGCCGACGCCGTAAGTCGTGGGCCAAGTCGCACGGCTTCGACTACGAACACGAATCCGCCGACATCCTCAAACGCTGGAAACGCGGCGTGATGTCCACCGTCGGTGACGTCAACGCCAAGAACGTCGTGCTCGGTCAGATCCGCGGCGAGGCCGTGTTCATCTTCGACCTCGAAGACGTCGCCACCGTGATCGCGCTGCACCGCAAGGTCGGCACGAACGTCGTCGTCGACATGCGGCTCAAGGGCATCAAGGAGCCCCGCGAGAACGACATCTGGTTGCTCGGCGCCATCGGCCCCAGGATGGTGTACTCCACGAACCTCGACGCCGCCCGCCGTGCCTGCGACCGGCGGATGGTCACGTTCGCCCACACCGCGCCCGACTGCGCCGAGGTCATGTGGAACGAGCAGCACTGGACGCTGATCAGCATGCCGGTGACCAGCACGCGCGCCCAGTGGGACGAAGGTCTTCGCACCGTGCGGCAGTTCAACGACCTGCTGCGCGTGCTCCCGCCGATCCCACAGACCGATTCCGTGCAGGCCGTCGCCAGGCGCAGCGGGTCGCCGAGCCGGCCGATCAACCCGGCGCCGCTGCGGCAACCGGACCCGCCGCAGGGTCGCGGCGACGCCGGCCGCCCCGGCCCCGCCGGTCCAGCCCGCCCGTACGCCCAGCGTCCCGAGGCCGGCCGCCCCGACGGTCCGCCCGCCGCGCGCCCGGACTCCGCACGCCGGACGCCGCCGGCGCGCAACGGGCACCAGTCGCCCAACCTCCAGCGCTGA